The proteins below come from a single Megachile rotundata isolate GNS110a unplaced genomic scaffold, iyMegRotu1 scaffold0229, whole genome shotgun sequence genomic window:
- the LOC100881221 gene encoding NAD(P)H oxidoreductase RTN4IP1, mitochondrial, whose amino-acid sequence MLKRIGFHIKVTYNNAPLRFISNLSIKPKENVEDKMQAWQIHSYGGLEELKLSHVRIPMIAKPTEILVKVEASSINPIDIAMTRGYGATILNFMRKTRSFTGAPYDELELPLTLGRDFCGIVVSKGHGVETELKLGDQVWGVVPVEQQGCHANYVVVDSDTVRPCPKNLSCVEAASIPYAGLTAWSALWITGGLCSKTVSSNSSVLVLGGSGGVGTLAVQLLKAWNMHVVTTCSSDAVNLLQKLGADVVIDYKLEDADSRIITEGPYYLILDCANLGPNHVRFKRYPHSTYITLNSPLLKNIDQRGLIVGTMKNIGELVKYNIPIIENKGTVKWGFFMPSATGLKVLEEFVKNGKIIPVVKKVYRFHELPLAYERVARGHLRGKLVVDMR is encoded by the exons atgttaaaaagaatcGGATTTCATATAAAAGTAACGTACAACAACGCGCCGTTGCGTTTTATTAGCAATTTATCGATAAAACCTAAAGAAAATGTTGAAGATAAAATGCAAGCTTGGCAGATACATTCGTATGGTGGCTTGGAAGAATTAAAATTATCGCATGTTAGAATACCAATGATCGCTAAACCAACAGAGATTCTCGTTAAAGTCGAGGCATCTAGCATAAACCCAATAGACATCGCTATGACAA GAGGATACGGTGCAACAATTCTAAACTTTATGCGAAAAACAAGAAGTTTTACTGGTGCTCCCTACGATGAATTAGAACTTCCGTTAACTTTAGGCAGAGATTTTTGTGGTATAGTAGTCTCAAAAGGGCATGGTGTAGAGACCGAGCTAAAGTTAGGAGATCAAGTATGGGGTGTAGTACCTGTAGAACAGCAAGGTTGTCATGCTAATTATGTAGTTGTTGACAGTGATACG GTTAGGCCATGTCCTAAAAATTTATCGTGCGTTGAAGCAGCCAGTATACCGTATGCCGGACTCACGGCATGGTCCGCATTATGGATTACTGGAGGACTATGTTCCAAAACTGTGTCAAGTAATAGCAGTGTATTAGTACTCGGTGGGTCAGGAGGAGTCGGAACTTTGGCGGTACAACTTTTGAAGGCTTGGAACATGCAT GTTGTTACTACTTGTAGCAGCGACGCTGTAAATTTGCTACAAAAATTGGGTGCAGATGTTGTAATAGATTACAAATTAGAGGATGCTGATTCCAGAATAATTACAGAGGGACC GTACTACCTAATTTTAGATTGTGCTAATCTGGGACCAAATCATGTGCGATTTAAACGTTATCCACATTCCACGTATATTACTTTAAACTCGCCGTTATTAAAAAACATTGATCAGCGTGGATTAATAGTTGGAACGATGAAAAATATTGGAGAATTAGTGAAATATAATATtccaataattgaaaataaaggtACCGTGAAATGGGGATTTTTTATGCCTTCGGCAACAGGACTTAAAGTGCTtgaagaatttgttaaaaatggaaAG ATAATACCCGTCGTCAAAAAAGTATATCGATTTCACGAGTTACCGTTGGCCTACGAAAGAGTAGCTCGTGGCCACTTGAGAGGTAAATTGGTCGTCGATATGAGGTAG